The Armatimonadota bacterium genome window below encodes:
- a CDS encoding Tat pathway signal protein has protein sequence MTNCQLIWAELIHLSTNMWIDREDSRWDHDHVVSPHLRFDSNLWNELVGRMVEAGVNMVVLDLGDAIQYASHPEIAVEGAWTVDRMKQEIARLRELGIEPNPKLNFSACHDAWLGPYSRMLSTDTYYAVCKDLIGEIIGIFDTPRFFHLGMDEETYAHQQHFEYVTIRQFDLWWHDIYFLFKQVEDGGVRPWVWSDYLWHHPEVFWDKMPKSVLQSNWYYGEPFNREDTYVKAYLDLEEHGYDQVPTGANWSCDTNYGDTVKFARENIAPERLKGFLQTIWRQTTPRWREKHVTAIEQVAAARKDVERSSDSSCESSREV, from the coding sequence ATGACGAACTGCCAACTCATCTGGGCGGAGCTGATACACCTCAGCACCAACATGTGGATCGACCGCGAGGACTCCCGGTGGGACCACGATCATGTCGTGAGTCCCCACCTGCGCTTCGACTCCAACCTCTGGAACGAACTCGTCGGGCGCATGGTCGAGGCCGGGGTCAACATGGTCGTCCTCGATCTGGGCGACGCCATCCAGTACGCCAGCCACCCCGAGATCGCCGTCGAGGGCGCGTGGACCGTCGACCGGATGAAGCAGGAGATCGCGCGCCTCCGCGAGCTCGGCATCGAGCCGAACCCGAAGCTCAACTTCTCCGCGTGCCACGACGCATGGCTCGGCCCATACTCCCGGATGCTCTCGACCGACACCTACTACGCCGTCTGCAAGGACCTCATCGGCGAGATCATCGGCATCTTCGACACGCCGCGCTTCTTCCACCTCGGCATGGACGAGGAGACGTATGCCCACCAGCAGCACTTCGAGTACGTCACCATCCGCCAGTTCGACCTCTGGTGGCACGACATCTACTTCCTCTTCAAGCAGGTCGAGGATGGCGGCGTGCGGCCGTGGGTCTGGTCGGACTACCTCTGGCATCACCCCGAGGTCTTCTGGGACAAGATGCCCAAATCGGTCCTCCAGAGCAACTGGTACTACGGCGAGCCGTTCAACAGAGAGGACACCTACGTGAAGGCCTACCTAGACCTCGAGGAGCACGGCTACGACCAGGTCCCGACCGGCGCGAACTGGTCGTGCGACACCAACTATGGCGACACGGTGAAGTTTGCCCGGGAGAACATCGCTCCCGAGCGGCTGAAGGGCTTCCTCCAGACGATCTGGCGTCAGACTACCCCCAGGTGGCGCGAAAAGCACGTCACCGCCATAGAGCAGGTCGCCGCAGCTAGGAAGGATGTCGAGAGGTCCAGCGACTCTTCCTGCGAATCATCCCGAGAAGTGTGA
- the hydF gene encoding [FeFe] hydrogenase H-cluster maturation GTPase HydF: protein MNQTPSGERMHITIFGRRNSGKSSLINALTGQKVAIVSEVAGTTTDPVTKAMEILPIGPVVITDTAGIDDVGTLGELRVEKTLRVLEKTDLAVLTIEAGSAPSDWEDKLADMVRERKIPMVAVESKIDLRPKGPPGQIGPAAAWAQQNGLPFVGVSAVTGENIDALKQALISNAPAGFAEPTIIGDLIVPGDIVVLVVPIDKAAPKGRLILPQVMTLRDALDHDAYAMVVKERELKSALGNLNRKPKIVITDSQAFLKVAADTPKEVWMTSFSILMARYKGELAEFVRGAKALRRLKIGDRVLISEGCTHHRQGDDIGTVQIPRWLRQMVGGELEFGFSSGIEFPADFKTYDLIIHCGACTLNRREVCYRQQVAKDAGVPMTNYGVTLAYVHGILDRALDPFPLAKTLWEQRECSDTKPKLRIARTSN, encoded by the coding sequence CTGAACCAGACCCCATCCGGGGAGCGGATGCACATAACCATCTTCGGGCGGCGGAACTCCGGCAAGTCGAGCCTGATCAACGCTCTCACCGGGCAGAAGGTCGCCATCGTCTCCGAGGTAGCCGGCACGACGACCGACCCGGTCACCAAGGCGATGGAGATTCTGCCGATCGGGCCGGTCGTCATTACGGACACCGCCGGGATCGACGACGTCGGCACGCTCGGCGAGCTGCGGGTCGAGAAGACGCTCAGGGTCCTCGAGAAGACCGACCTCGCCGTACTGACCATCGAAGCCGGGAGCGCTCCATCCGACTGGGAGGACAAGCTTGCCGATATGGTCCGCGAGCGCAAGATCCCGATGGTGGCGGTGGAGAGCAAGATAGACCTTCGTCCGAAAGGTCCGCCTGGTCAGATCGGTCCGGCGGCCGCCTGGGCTCAGCAGAACGGCCTGCCGTTCGTCGGCGTCTCCGCGGTCACCGGCGAGAACATCGATGCCCTCAAGCAGGCGCTCATCTCTAATGCGCCCGCGGGGTTCGCCGAGCCGACGATCATCGGCGATCTGATCGTCCCCGGCGACATCGTCGTCCTCGTCGTGCCGATAGACAAGGCCGCGCCGAAGGGACGACTCATCCTCCCGCAGGTGATGACCCTCCGCGACGCGCTCGATCACGATGCCTACGCGATGGTCGTCAAGGAGCGCGAGTTGAAGAGCGCCCTGGGGAACCTCAACCGCAAGCCGAAGATCGTCATCACCGACTCCCAGGCTTTCCTCAAAGTCGCCGCAGACACCCCGAAGGAGGTCTGGATGACGAGCTTCTCGATCCTGATGGCCCGCTACAAGGGCGAGTTGGCCGAGTTCGTGCGGGGAGCGAAGGCGCTCCGGCGGCTGAAGATCGGCGACCGGGTGCTCATCTCCGAGGGCTGCACGCACCACCGGCAGGGCGACGACATCGGCACGGTGCAGATCCCCCGGTGGCTCAGGCAGATGGTCGGCGGCGAGCTCGAGTTCGGGTTCAGCTCAGGGATCGAGTTCCCGGCGGACTTCAAGACTTACGATCTTATCATCCACTGCGGCGCATGCACGCTCAACCGGCGCGAGGTCTGCTACCGTCAGCAGGTCGCGAAGGATGCCGGCGTCCCTATGACCAACTACGGCGTAACCCTCGCGTATGTCCACGGCATACTCGACCGAGCTCTCGACCCGTTCCCGCTCGCTAAGACCCTCTGGGAGCAGAGGGAATGTTCCGACACGAAGCCGAAACTCAGGATCGCGAGGACGAGCAACTAG
- a CDS encoding PEP-CTERM sorting domain-containing protein (PEP-CTERM proteins occur, often in large numbers, in the proteomes of bacteria that also encode an exosortase, a predicted intramembrane cysteine proteinase. The presence of a PEP-CTERM domain at a protein's C-terminus predicts cleavage within the sorting domain, followed by covalent anchoring to some some component of the (usually Gram-negative) cell surface. Many PEP-CTERM proteins exhibit an unusual sequence composition that includes large numbers of potential glycosylation sites. Expression of one such protein has been shown restore the ability of a bacterium to form floc, a type of biofilm.), translated as MKRSNAAVLSVLLCLATFGLAQADPWPDYSSHTDYVPYVEVLTINTTNNLWDYLVTVGQGSSEPEHGGLAGVKALAVFPNGGNAEPALDGWTGDSSYVRPNWDTNGGWHTQQGAFGYRTSAPSCYIKPGQPNVLPGTASFPSGYAPPSQVYLVHVACNDGYTYWARPGVVPEPASGVALAAGFVTLLGMIRRKSRWTSRHPS; from the coding sequence ATGAAGCGTTCCAATGCAGCAGTACTTTCAGTACTGCTCTGTTTGGCAACATTCGGACTGGCACAGGCTGATCCCTGGCCCGACTACTCCTCGCACACCGACTACGTCCCGTACGTCGAGGTGTTGACGATCAACACCACCAACAACCTCTGGGACTATCTCGTCACCGTGGGCCAAGGATCATCCGAGCCGGAGCATGGAGGACTCGCCGGCGTGAAAGCCTTGGCGGTCTTCCCGAACGGGGGGAATGCGGAGCCAGCGCTTGACGGCTGGACAGGTGACTCGTCGTATGTGCGCCCGAACTGGGACACGAACGGCGGATGGCATACTCAGCAGGGTGCGTTCGGCTATCGCACGAGCGCTCCGTCCTGTTACATCAAGCCCGGACAGCCGAACGTGTTGCCAGGAACCGCAAGCTTCCCTTCCGGATACGCCCCGCCGAGTCAGGTATACCTGGTGCATGTGGCATGCAACGATGGGTATACTTACTGGGCCCGGCCTGGTGTGGTGCCCGAACCTGCAAGCGGAGTTGCCCTTGCAGCGGGATTCGTCACACTTCTCGGGATGATTCGCAGGAAGAGTCGCTGGACCTCTCGACATCCTTCCTAG
- a CDS encoding DUF4261 domain-containing protein, which produces MQYVLIAVIVLLLAYMYWSGRKRAEIDESFLRFVVPLPEPVEFDPTAFTRAFREQWGGDTTCDENPDWADEKDQVRRYAVDDGVSKAVISDYAIPLPKRLTRLALMTSHALTNQERDDLEFHTAVLTIESVPDPEHAVQCVRSVARMLITLMKLYPGVGYANASAQVYYQRSRVEPFMDDDLHSPQLLLAVCTSVHLVSAGKGVWLHTHGMRYFGLPDLEVRFSDDALSDDYYDLLMNVAAHAIERETPIEAGDTVSFDGHDEVFALKRSRLRSRRHHGRWRALEVVGRPPSRP; this is translated from the coding sequence GTGCAATACGTCCTCATCGCCGTCATCGTCCTGCTGCTCGCCTACATGTACTGGTCCGGCAGAAAGCGTGCCGAGATCGACGAGTCCTTTCTCCGGTTCGTCGTGCCTCTGCCCGAGCCGGTCGAGTTCGATCCGACCGCGTTCACACGGGCGTTCCGGGAGCAGTGGGGCGGGGACACTACCTGCGACGAGAACCCGGACTGGGCCGACGAGAAGGATCAGGTGCGCCGATATGCCGTGGACGACGGCGTGAGCAAAGCTGTGATCTCCGACTATGCCATACCCCTCCCGAAGCGGTTGACCAGACTCGCCCTGATGACGTCCCACGCTCTCACGAACCAGGAGAGGGACGACCTGGAGTTTCACACCGCCGTGCTCACCATCGAGTCCGTCCCTGACCCCGAACATGCGGTCCAGTGTGTCCGCTCGGTCGCAAGGATGCTGATCACTCTGATGAAGCTGTATCCGGGGGTCGGCTATGCCAATGCCTCGGCGCAGGTGTACTACCAGCGCAGTCGAGTCGAACCCTTCATGGACGATGATCTTCACAGCCCTCAATTGCTATTGGCCGTGTGTACCTCGGTGCATCTCGTCTCTGCGGGCAAGGGCGTATGGCTGCATACTCATGGAATGCGGTACTTTGGGTTGCCGGACCTCGAGGTGAGGTTCTCGGATGACGCGCTAAGCGACGATTACTACGACCTCCTCATGAACGTAGCTGCCCATGCCATTGAACGAGAGACGCCCATAGAGGCCGGAGACACCGTGAGTTTCGACGGCCACGATGAGGTCTTCGCGCTCAAGCGGTCGCGGTTGCGGTCCAGACGCCATCACGGTAGGTGGAGGGCACTCGAGGTTGTAGGACGACCGCCCTCAAGACCGTAG